Proteins from a genomic interval of Oncorhynchus mykiss isolate Arlee chromosome 21, USDA_OmykA_1.1, whole genome shotgun sequence:
- the LOC118942874 gene encoding transmembrane protein 60-like, with protein MSLAQRVLLTWIFTLAFLIMLVLKLDGKVHWNWFLTFLPVWIFDGILLLMLLVKMVARCKAGHDPRNGSQDLKKKAWYLASMLLKLGFCLTLCARLEKLTHIKLTFVCIPLWCMLLGAMVELGYNIFPERREA; from the coding sequence ATGTCTCTTGCTCAGAGAGTCCTCCTCACCTGGATCTTCACCCTGGCCTTCCTCATCATGCTCGTCCTCAAACTAGATGGCAAAGTCCACTGGAACTGGTTCCTCACCTTTCTACCCGTATGGATCTTCGACGGCATCCTCCTCCTCATGTTACTCGTCAAGATGGTCGCCAGGTGTAAAGCGGGACACGACCCTCGTAACGGCTCCCAGGACCTGAAGAAGAAGGCCTGGTACCTGGCGTCCATGCTGCTGAAGCTGGGCTTCTGTCTGACGCTGTGCGCCCGGCTGGAGAAGCTTACCCATATCAAGCTCACCTTTGTGTGTATTCCTCTGTGGTGCATGTTGCTGGGAGCCATGGTGGAGCTGGGCTATAACATCTTCCCCGAGAGGAGAGAGGCATGA